Proteins found in one Solitalea lacus genomic segment:
- a CDS encoding class I SAM-dependent methyltransferase, whose translation MPDKQQKWYQNWFNSPYYHILYNKRDEREAEHLIDNLCEYLTPSIKERMLDIGCGKGRHAIYLNKKGYDVTGIDLSEENIKLATAHENAKLHFYVHDMRNLFFINYFDVVLNLFTSFGFFEKDRDHQHAINMFAKSLKTGGVLVLDFMNAEKLKNNLVFREIQTVENIEFHIQRKIEDGAIIKKIDFENKGRHFAFKEEVKALMMTDFERYFKNANFDIEATFGDYDLRPFDPLKSDRLLFICRKTQ comes from the coding sequence ATGCCTGATAAACAACAGAAGTGGTACCAGAATTGGTTCAATTCGCCTTATTATCATATACTTTATAACAAAAGAGATGAACGCGAAGCAGAACATTTAATTGACAACCTTTGCGAATATCTGACGCCCTCAATCAAGGAACGTATGCTTGATATTGGTTGTGGAAAAGGACGACACGCCATCTACCTTAATAAAAAGGGGTACGATGTAACCGGTATTGACCTTTCAGAGGAAAATATCAAGTTAGCCACTGCTCATGAAAATGCTAAATTGCATTTTTACGTTCACGATATGAGAAATTTGTTTTTCATAAACTATTTCGATGTCGTTCTTAACCTATTTACCAGTTTTGGCTTCTTTGAAAAAGACCGCGACCATCAACATGCCATTAACATGTTTGCTAAATCACTGAAAACAGGAGGTGTTCTGGTGCTTGATTTTATGAATGCTGAAAAACTTAAAAACAATTTGGTATTTAGAGAGATTCAGACGGTTGAAAACATCGAATTTCACATTCAACGTAAAATTGAAGACGGGGCAATTATCAAAAAAATAGACTTTGAAAATAAAGGCCGCCATTTTGCCTTTAAAGAAGAAGTTAAAGCTTTAATGATGACGGATTTTGAACGTTATTTTAAGAATGCAAATTTTGATATTGAAGCAACATTTGGCGACTATGACTTACGTCCATTTGACCCGTTAAAGTCAGACCGATTACTTTTCATTTGCAGAAAAACCCAATAA
- a CDS encoding LysR family transcriptional regulator, producing MLDFRLKVFYTVAKQAGFTRAARELYISQPAITKHIKELESTMDVRLFERSGSKIFLTQTGKVLFSYIEKVIELNRELEYELGLLKEKVSGQIRLGASTTVAQYVLPAALAVYHERFPEVKIQLLTNNTQAIEEMLLRGEIDMGLVEGKSHRNDLQYKTFMADELVLVAHQNNKKAFAKEISLAELRNFDLVMREPGSGTSEVIEAALQEKGVKFSDLKIVMQLGSPESIKSFLEHSSCLAFLSKLIVKRDLENGMFQVIPVKDLAIIRSFDVVLPLGKSTKIIERFYRFLLDFYNFR from the coding sequence ATGCTTGATTTTAGATTAAAAGTGTTTTATACCGTTGCAAAGCAAGCCGGTTTTACCCGTGCTGCTCGAGAACTATATATTTCGCAGCCGGCTATAACCAAACATATTAAGGAGCTTGAATCGACAATGGATGTCCGCCTGTTTGAACGCAGTGGTTCCAAAATATTTTTAACCCAAACAGGAAAAGTGCTTTTTTCTTACATTGAAAAGGTGATTGAGTTAAATCGTGAGTTGGAATATGAGTTGGGGCTGTTGAAGGAAAAAGTGAGCGGGCAAATCCGTCTGGGGGCGAGTACTACAGTGGCGCAATATGTTTTGCCTGCGGCTTTAGCAGTATATCATGAGCGCTTTCCTGAAGTAAAAATTCAATTGTTGACAAACAATACGCAAGCCATTGAAGAAATGCTATTGAGGGGTGAGATAGATATGGGTTTGGTAGAAGGGAAAAGCCATCGAAATGACTTGCAATACAAAACCTTTATGGCCGACGAGTTGGTGTTAGTGGCTCATCAAAACAACAAAAAAGCTTTTGCTAAAGAGATTTCCCTTGCAGAATTAAGAAACTTTGATTTAGTGATGCGAGAGCCCGGTTCGGGAACCTCCGAAGTTATAGAAGCGGCTTTACAGGAAAAAGGCGTTAAATTTTCAGACTTGAAGATTGTAATGCAATTGGGAAGTCCCGAAAGTATAAAATCATTTCTTGAACATTCATCCTGTTTAGCTTTCCTTTCTAAACTCATAGTGAAACGTGATTTAGAAAACGGTATGTTTCAGGTTATACCTGTAAAAGATTTAGCCATAATCAGAAGTTTTGATGTTGTGCTTCCATTGGGGAAGTCAACTAA
- the glmM gene encoding phosphoglucosamine mutase, whose product MTLIKSISGIRGTIGGAPGNALTPVDVVKFTSAFGQWVINKTGNKKIVIGRDARISGEMVRNLVVGTLQGLGIDVVDLDLSTTPTVEIAVPLENAGGGIILTASHNPKQWNALKLLNHKGEFISAADGQEVLDIAEQAAVEYADVDSLGSYKVDSTYVDKHIEMILALPLVDVEAIKKANFSVVVDAVNSTGGIFVPRLLKALGVQTVHELYCTPDGKFPHNPEPLAEHLTELSKTVTAKHASLGISVDPDVDRLVFMSEDGNLFGEEYTLVAVADYVLQHTKGNTVSNLSSTRALQDITEKHGGKYSAAAVGEVNVVEMMKATNAVIGGEGNGGVIYPELHYGRDALVGIALFLTHLAKFGKSISVLRNSYPNYHISKNKITLTADMDIDSLLKKIQDKYKKQPINTIDGVRIEFDKEWVHLRRSNTEPIIRIYSEGNSETVADALANKIIADFKEMI is encoded by the coding sequence TTGACACTAATTAAATCTATTTCAGGTATTAGGGGTACAATTGGTGGCGCCCCAGGTAATGCTCTTACTCCTGTTGATGTAGTAAAGTTTACTTCGGCTTTTGGCCAATGGGTAATTAATAAAACCGGTAACAAAAAGATTGTTATTGGTAGAGATGCTCGTATTTCAGGCGAAATGGTACGCAACCTGGTGGTGGGGACCTTGCAAGGTTTAGGAATAGATGTAGTTGACCTAGATCTATCAACCACTCCAACCGTTGAAATTGCGGTTCCTTTAGAAAACGCCGGTGGTGGTATTATCCTTACAGCCAGTCACAATCCTAAGCAGTGGAATGCATTAAAATTGTTAAATCATAAAGGTGAATTTATTTCAGCAGCTGATGGACAGGAGGTTTTGGATATTGCCGAACAAGCCGCTGTTGAATATGCTGATGTTGATTCATTGGGCTCATATAAGGTAGACAGTACTTATGTTGATAAACATATTGAAATGATTTTGGCATTACCATTGGTAGATGTTGAAGCTATTAAAAAAGCTAATTTCAGTGTGGTGGTTGATGCTGTGAATTCAACAGGCGGAATTTTTGTTCCAAGATTGTTAAAAGCCTTAGGAGTACAAACTGTTCATGAGTTGTATTGTACCCCTGATGGTAAGTTTCCCCATAATCCAGAGCCTTTGGCAGAACACTTAACAGAGCTTTCTAAAACAGTTACTGCTAAGCATGCCAGTTTAGGTATTTCAGTTGATCCGGATGTTGATCGTCTTGTATTTATGAGTGAGGATGGTAACTTATTTGGTGAAGAATACACCCTTGTAGCTGTTGCCGATTATGTGCTCCAGCATACAAAAGGTAATACAGTTTCCAACCTTTCATCGACACGTGCTTTGCAAGACATTACTGAAAAGCATGGTGGTAAATACAGTGCCGCTGCAGTAGGAGAGGTTAATGTGGTTGAAATGATGAAAGCTACCAATGCAGTAATTGGAGGAGAAGGTAACGGAGGGGTAATTTATCCTGAGTTGCATTACGGAAGAGATGCTCTGGTGGGAATCGCTCTGTTTTTAACGCACCTGGCTAAATTTGGTAAAAGTATTTCAGTATTAAGAAACTCTTATCCTAACTATCATATTTCAAAAAATAAGATCACCTTAACGGCTGATATGGATATTGATAGTTTGTTGAAGAAAATTCAAGATAAATACAAAAAGCAGCCAATAAATACAATTGATGGAGTTCGTATAGAATTTGATAAGGAATGGGTACATTTGCGTCGTTCTAATACTGAACCAATTATCCGTATTTATTCTGAAGGCAATTCAGAAACGGTTGCTGATGCATTGGCAAACAAGATAATTGCAGATTTTAAAGAAATGATATAA
- a CDS encoding phosphatase PAP2 family protein, protein MLNQLNTFDQKAFFFINTGLSNSFFDLLMPLLRNQYFWTPVYVFLIVFFIREYKKKGLYLIGFLLLTFAIADFTSASIIKEYFQRLRPCNDPALVGLVKLRLNRCGNGFSFVSSHAANHFAISMFLIGTFYQRWKWVLPAALIWAALVCFAQVYVGVHYPFDVTCGGILGLLIGYGVSSLRKTLVPIDGIN, encoded by the coding sequence ATGCTTAATCAATTAAACACCTTTGACCAAAAAGCTTTCTTTTTCATAAATACAGGCCTTTCCAATTCTTTTTTTGATTTGTTAATGCCTTTACTGCGTAACCAATATTTTTGGACACCTGTATATGTATTCCTTATTGTTTTCTTTATCCGAGAATACAAGAAAAAAGGGCTTTATCTTATCGGTTTCCTTCTTTTAACGTTTGCAATTGCTGATTTTACAAGTGCAAGTATTATAAAAGAATATTTTCAACGCCTCCGGCCTTGTAACGATCCGGCATTAGTCGGCTTGGTAAAATTACGTCTTAATCGTTGTGGCAATGGTTTTAGCTTTGTATCATCACATGCCGCAAATCATTTTGCCATTTCCATGTTTTTAATCGGCACGTTTTACCAACGCTGGAAATGGGTTTTACCGGCAGCTTTAATTTGGGCAGCCCTTGTTTGCTTTGCTCAGGTTTATGTAGGTGTTCATTATCCGTTTGATGTAACCTGCGGAGGAATTTTAGGTTTATTAATTGGTTATGGAGTTTCTTCGCTCCGTAAAACACTTGTACCAATAGATGGAATTAATTAA
- a CDS encoding ZIP family metal transporter translates to MELIKSLILFGSAFLGGIAVFFIQKGTTKQLKLILSFSGAYLFAICALHLMPEVYSSHNPLVGLFVLVGFAFQIILEQFSEGVEHGHIHVHSHEHGSAFPIGLMISLCLHAFLEALPLASSEAQNELLFGIAVHHIPAAFALGSILVQSHVSKQTTILMLVLFAIMSPAGFILSKNLGPNASGVLSQYFDYIMAVVIGIFLHISTTILFEASEDHKFNFYKTIAIFLGAGISITLFFLQGAHAHSH, encoded by the coding sequence ATGGAATTAATTAAAAGTTTAATATTATTTGGCAGTGCCTTTTTAGGCGGTATAGCTGTATTTTTCATTCAAAAAGGGACCACCAAACAACTTAAGCTAATACTTTCATTCAGTGGAGCTTATTTATTTGCCATTTGTGCACTTCATCTAATGCCCGAAGTATACAGCTCTCATAATCCACTTGTTGGTTTATTTGTGTTGGTAGGCTTTGCCTTTCAAATAATTTTAGAGCAATTCTCTGAGGGTGTTGAGCACGGTCACATTCATGTTCATAGCCATGAACATGGTTCTGCTTTTCCAATTGGGTTAATGATAAGCTTATGTCTACATGCTTTTCTGGAAGCCTTGCCTTTAGCAAGCTCAGAAGCTCAAAATGAATTATTATTTGGTATTGCCGTACATCATATTCCGGCAGCATTTGCACTAGGAAGTATTTTAGTTCAGAGTCATGTTAGCAAACAAACTACTATTTTAATGTTGGTATTGTTTGCCATTATGTCGCCGGCAGGATTCATATTAAGTAAGAATTTAGGACCTAATGCCTCGGGAGTACTATCACAGTATTTTGACTACATTATGGCTGTGGTGATAGGTATTTTTCTACATATCTCCACCACCATTTTATTTGAAGCTAGTGAAGACCATAAATTCAATTTCTACAAAACCATTGCTATCTTTTTAGGGGCGGGTATTTCCATAACATTGTTCTTTTTACAAGGAGCTCATGCACATAGTCATTAG
- a CDS encoding transposase — MLQNYLFPVNELQSPREIIFQTTSLGKLRQVLPLDRLAALLPAKGSARGAKAWLAPEGMLALLFLKSYTGLSDEQLIEHLNGNWQMQLFCGMRLADNEQIKDVTLVSRIRSYVAKHLDLQLFQEELIRYWKPQLKETQVLFCDATVYESDMKYPTSVKLLWDCCLFSHELYEDLLKSCKLKRAKNAFNEQQLKQSTFNLLRKKSQRKSRRRCQQLIKLLTRLNGLIKDVFRLMGDRLQLAGRLRERFDLVEQVLKEQRFLLENPGKKLPDRVLSLYKPFVRSIVRGKENKPCEFGAKVHMLQVDGINIIEHYSYAAYNECKRVEASLALHGRLFGTCHQFAGDRIYATNANRKYLSERKIATGFVQKGRGDTPEKKTLRALLNKERSTRLEGSFGTEKNHYDLRRIKARNQANETLWMFFGVMTANAVRMVTKREKAQAPDLAA, encoded by the coding sequence ATGCTGCAAAACTACTTATTTCCTGTCAACGAACTGCAAAGTCCCCGCGAAATTATTTTTCAGACGACCAGCTTGGGCAAACTCCGCCAGGTACTTCCACTGGACCGCTTGGCAGCCCTCTTACCGGCTAAGGGCAGTGCACGTGGCGCTAAAGCCTGGCTGGCTCCAGAGGGCATGTTGGCCTTGTTGTTTTTGAAGTCCTATACTGGTCTGAGTGATGAGCAGTTGATTGAACACCTGAACGGGAATTGGCAAATGCAGTTGTTTTGCGGCATGCGCCTGGCCGATAATGAACAAATCAAGGATGTCACCCTGGTCTCCAGAATCCGCAGTTATGTGGCCAAACACCTGGATCTGCAGCTGTTTCAGGAAGAACTGATTCGTTATTGGAAGCCGCAGCTGAAGGAAACGCAGGTTTTGTTCTGCGATGCCACCGTGTATGAAAGCGACATGAAATACCCTACCAGCGTGAAACTGCTGTGGGATTGCTGCCTGTTCAGTCATGAGTTATACGAAGATTTGTTGAAATCCTGTAAGCTAAAGCGGGCTAAAAACGCTTTTAATGAACAACAACTCAAACAATCGACTTTCAATTTACTCCGTAAGAAAAGCCAGCGCAAGTCACGTCGTCGCTGCCAGCAGTTAATCAAGTTACTCACCCGCTTGAATGGCCTGATTAAGGATGTTTTTCGCTTAATGGGCGACAGGCTGCAACTGGCCGGGCGGCTCCGGGAACGCTTTGACTTGGTGGAGCAAGTGTTAAAGGAGCAGCGGTTCTTGTTGGAAAATCCCGGTAAGAAACTACCCGACAGGGTATTGTCCCTGTACAAGCCTTTTGTGCGTTCCATTGTACGGGGCAAGGAAAACAAACCCTGTGAATTTGGGGCCAAAGTGCACATGCTGCAGGTGGATGGGATCAATATCATTGAACATTACAGCTATGCGGCTTATAATGAATGTAAGCGAGTAGAAGCTTCGCTAGCCCTACATGGGCGCCTGTTCGGTACCTGTCATCAATTTGCAGGCGACCGGATTTATGCCACCAATGCCAATCGAAAATACCTGAGCGAGCGGAAGATTGCTACCGGCTTTGTGCAAAAAGGCAGAGGCGATACGCCGGAAAAGAAAACCCTGAGAGCCCTGTTGAATAAAGAACGTTCCACCCGGCTGGAGGGTAGCTTTGGAACGGAAAAGAATCACTACGATCTGCGGCGCATCAAGGCACGTAACCAGGCTAATGAAACCCTTTGGATGTTCTTTGGGGTGATGACCGCCAACGCCGTGCGCATGGTCACTAAGCGGGAGAAGGCCCAAGCTCCCGATTTAGCCGCCTAA
- a CDS encoding alpha/beta hydrolase family protein encodes MKKKLSFILGFIHLISFSYAQQVDISGDWFGGVDVGVFLRISFHITKTENGLKATMDSPDQKAFGIPVDEVTVLGDSIRLKINRINFSYHGSFNPSQQTIQGKFSQNLLTKEMNLSRKELAPRVDVKHFQEPKPPFAYYTEDIGFDNTIDNIRLSGTFTRPKAEGKYPTVVLISGSGPQDRDETISGHKLFLVIADYLTNQGFAVLRFDDRGFGQSTGSFANSSLYNFADDVRSAIEYLKKRSDVNVKQIGLVGHSEGGYIAPLIASTNKDVAYLVLLAAPGTKGEQVLLEQSALLMRANNAPQNRIDLELETIERCASIIKEADKNQEYELKKEFDNYFTKLSQLESLGNLNKDAFIASRINIWMAPWFVNFLKFDPTPYLIKIKCPVLALNGTKDLQVPYQSNLSALKSALDRAGNKRCTFAAMEGLNHLFQTANKGTVDEYQSSAETFSPKALQLIGDWLKQHINEH; translated from the coding sequence ATGAAAAAAAAACTTTCGTTTATTCTTGGGTTCATTCACTTGATCTCATTTTCTTATGCTCAACAAGTTGATATTTCAGGAGACTGGTTTGGAGGTGTCGATGTAGGTGTATTCTTACGGATCAGCTTTCATATAACTAAAACTGAAAACGGCTTAAAAGCCACTATGGATAGCCCTGATCAAAAAGCTTTCGGCATTCCAGTTGACGAGGTAACTGTTTTAGGAGATTCTATTAGGTTGAAAATTAATAGGATAAATTTCAGTTACCATGGTTCTTTTAATCCCTCTCAACAAACAATTCAAGGAAAATTCTCTCAAAACCTATTAACCAAAGAGATGAATTTAAGCAGAAAAGAGCTTGCACCACGTGTTGATGTGAAGCATTTTCAAGAGCCTAAGCCACCATTTGCTTATTATACGGAAGATATAGGTTTTGATAACACAATTGATAATATAAGGCTTTCCGGAACATTTACCCGGCCTAAAGCTGAAGGTAAATACCCCACAGTTGTATTGATTTCAGGCTCAGGACCTCAAGACCGAGATGAAACTATTTCTGGTCATAAACTATTTTTAGTTATTGCAGATTATTTGACCAACCAGGGGTTTGCTGTTTTACGTTTTGACGATCGGGGATTTGGTCAATCTACCGGTTCATTCGCCAACTCTTCATTATATAACTTTGCAGATGATGTAAGGAGTGCTATTGAGTACTTGAAAAAACGATCAGATGTAAATGTAAAACAAATTGGCTTGGTTGGACATAGTGAAGGAGGTTATATTGCTCCGTTGATTGCCTCTACTAATAAAGATGTTGCTTATTTGGTACTTTTGGCTGCTCCAGGAACTAAGGGAGAACAGGTTTTACTTGAGCAATCAGCATTGTTAATGAGAGCCAATAATGCACCTCAAAACAGAATTGATCTGGAACTGGAAACAATTGAAAGATGTGCTTCTATCATCAAGGAAGCAGACAAGAATCAAGAATATGAGTTGAAAAAAGAGTTTGACAACTACTTTACGAAACTTAGTCAGTTGGAATCATTAGGGAATCTGAATAAAGATGCTTTTATAGCCAGTAGAATAAATATATGGATGGCACCATGGTTTGTTAATTTCCTGAAATTTGATCCTACCCCTTATCTCATTAAAATAAAATGCCCCGTTTTGGCTTTAAATGGCACTAAAGATTTGCAGGTTCCTTATCAATCAAATCTCTCCGCCTTGAAATCTGCTCTTGATAGAGCAGGAAACAAACGTTGCACATTTGCTGCTATGGAAGGTTTGAATCATTTATTTCAGACAGCAAATAAGGGAACTGTTGATGAATACCAATCCAGTGCTGAAACGTTTTCTCCTAAAGCCCTTCAACTTATTGGTGATTGGTTGAAACAACATATTAATGAGCATTAA
- the accD gene encoding acetyl-CoA carboxylase, carboxyltransferase subunit beta, which translates to MSWFKRAKEGITTKTEEKKETPDGLWNKCPSCKKVLHNSEQVENKYVCHHCGYHIRIGSKEYFEILFDDNQFTELFSNLTSGDPLHFVDSKKYTDRIIETMAKTGLKDAIRAGVGKIEGQDLVIACMDFDFIGGSMGSVVGEKIARSIDYSLKNKIPFLMISKSGGARMMEAAFSLMQMAKTSAKLALLAEAKIPYISLLTDPTTGGVTASYAMLGDINISEPGAMIGFAGPRVIKETIKKDLPKGFQSAEFVLEHGFLDFIVDRRQMKSKIASFLKIVQK; encoded by the coding sequence ATGAGTTGGTTTAAACGTGCAAAAGAAGGTATCACAACCAAAACCGAAGAAAAAAAGGAAACCCCGGATGGTCTTTGGAATAAATGTCCTTCTTGCAAAAAAGTTTTGCATAATTCAGAGCAGGTAGAAAACAAGTATGTTTGCCACCATTGCGGCTACCACATCCGTATAGGCTCTAAAGAATATTTTGAGATTTTATTTGATGATAACCAGTTTACTGAGTTATTCTCCAACCTTACTTCCGGTGACCCGTTACACTTTGTAGACAGTAAGAAATACACTGATCGAATTATTGAAACCATGGCCAAAACTGGCCTAAAAGACGCGATTCGTGCCGGTGTTGGTAAAATTGAAGGACAAGACTTGGTTATTGCTTGTATGGACTTTGATTTTATCGGCGGTTCAATGGGTTCAGTTGTGGGAGAAAAAATAGCCCGCTCTATCGATTACTCATTAAAGAACAAAATTCCATTCCTGATGATTTCTAAATCAGGTGGGGCCCGTATGATGGAGGCTGCTTTCTCGTTAATGCAAATGGCCAAAACATCAGCTAAACTGGCATTATTAGCTGAAGCTAAAATCCCTTATATTTCGTTATTAACGGATCCTACTACAGGTGGCGTTACAGCCTCATATGCAATGCTGGGTGACATTAATATCTCGGAACCTGGAGCGATGATTGGCTTTGCCGGACCGCGTGTAATTAAAGAAACCATTAAAAAGGATCTTCCTAAAGGTTTTCAGAGTGCTGAATTTGTATTGGAACACGGCTTTTTAGACTTCATTGTTGACCGTCGCCAAATGAAATCCAAAATTGCTTCGTTTTTAAAAATTGTTCAGAAATAA
- the fbaA gene encoding class II fructose-bisphosphate aldolase, with product MSDQTQTAISKGVLHGDAVQELFELAKQHQFALPAVNTIGTNTINAVMEAAKAVNSPVIIQLSNGGAQFYAGKSLNNDNLQACIAGAVSAAQHVHLLAEMYGVSVILHTDHAAKKLLTWIDGMLEAGEKFYAQHGKPLFSSHMIDLSEEPLHENIEICKTYLERMSKMGMTLEIELGVTGGEEDGVDNSDVDSSKLYTQPEEVDYAYTELSKISHRFTIAAAFGNVHGVYKPGNVKLSPIILKNSQEYIKKQHNLSAEKPVNFVFHGGSGSSQEEIREAISYGAIKMNIDTDLQWAYWEGVLGFYNDKKDYLQGQIGNPTGEDAPNKKYYDPRVWLRKGEETFVKRLIQAFEDLNAKDVHSRV from the coding sequence ATGTCAGATCAGACTCAAACAGCTATTTCAAAGGGCGTTTTGCACGGAGATGCAGTGCAGGAATTATTCGAATTAGCAAAGCAACATCAATTTGCATTACCAGCTGTGAATACTATTGGAACCAATACTATTAATGCGGTAATGGAAGCTGCTAAAGCGGTTAACTCTCCGGTTATTATTCAGCTTTCAAATGGTGGTGCTCAGTTTTATGCTGGTAAATCATTAAATAATGATAATCTGCAGGCCTGTATTGCCGGTGCTGTTTCTGCTGCACAACACGTACACTTACTGGCTGAAATGTATGGAGTTTCTGTTATTCTTCATACAGACCATGCTGCTAAAAAATTATTGACTTGGATTGATGGTATGCTAGAAGCAGGCGAAAAGTTTTATGCTCAGCATGGCAAACCTTTATTCTCGTCGCACATGATTGACTTGTCAGAAGAGCCATTGCATGAGAATATTGAAATCTGCAAAACTTACCTTGAGCGTATGAGCAAAATGGGTATGACTTTAGAGATTGAACTTGGAGTTACAGGTGGTGAAGAAGATGGTGTTGACAACTCTGATGTGGATAGCTCAAAATTATATACTCAACCTGAAGAAGTTGATTACGCTTATACCGAGTTAAGTAAAATCAGCCACCGCTTTACTATTGCAGCTGCTTTTGGTAATGTTCACGGTGTGTATAAGCCAGGTAATGTTAAATTATCTCCGATTATTCTCAAAAACTCACAAGAGTATATCAAGAAACAACATAATTTATCAGCTGAGAAACCGGTTAACTTCGTATTTCATGGTGGTTCAGGTTCTTCTCAAGAAGAAATTCGTGAGGCAATCTCTTACGGAGCTATCAAAATGAACATTGATACAGACTTACAATGGGCATATTGGGAAGGTGTTTTAGGTTTCTATAACGATAAAAAAGACTATTTGCAAGGTCAAATTGGTAACCCTACAGGTGAAGATGCTCCTAACAAGAAATACTATGATCCACGTGTTTGGTTGCGTAAAGGCGAAGAAACATTTGTTAAGCGCTTAATTCAGGCATTTGAAGATTTGAATGCAAAAGATGTACACAGTAGAGTTTAA
- a CDS encoding cysteine desulfurase family protein, producing the protein MRVYLDNAATTPIDKEVLAVMFNMMENQFGNPSSIHAHGREVRSAVEMARKTIAKLLNTSPAEIFFTSGGTEADNTAIRCGIIDNGITHAITSKIEHHAVGHTFEELEKKGIIKLSYVNIDDKGNVDYNHLEELLKTNERSFVSLMHANNEIGTLLDIERVGNLCEQYNALFHCDTVQTMGHYVHDLSKLKVHFVACAAHKLHGPKGVGFLYVNHNVKIKPLIYGGAQERNMRGGTENVYGIVGLAKALEIAYNEMEQHAQHVQDLKSYMKEQLLQNFPDIQFNGETNPEKSLYTVLNVSFPESDMGDMMLFNLDINGISASGGSACSSGSNIGSHVLSGIGADPNRPAIRFSFSKMTTKEEIDYTIEKLKQIVPVEVAVK; encoded by the coding sequence ATGAGAGTTTATTTAGACAATGCTGCTACTACTCCAATTGATAAGGAAGTATTGGCGGTGATGTTCAACATGATGGAGAATCAATTTGGGAACCCTTCTTCCATCCATGCACACGGTCGCGAGGTGCGTTCTGCAGTTGAAATGGCGCGCAAGACTATTGCAAAATTGTTGAATACTTCACCTGCTGAGATTTTCTTTACTTCTGGAGGAACCGAAGCCGATAACACGGCAATCCGTTGTGGAATTATTGATAATGGTATTACTCACGCCATTACTTCAAAAATTGAGCACCATGCAGTTGGTCACACTTTTGAAGAACTGGAGAAAAAGGGCATTATCAAGCTAAGTTATGTAAACATTGACGATAAGGGAAATGTCGATTATAACCACCTTGAAGAATTGCTTAAAACCAACGAACGAAGCTTTGTTTCGTTAATGCATGCCAATAACGAAATAGGTACTTTATTGGATATTGAGCGAGTTGGCAACCTTTGTGAGCAGTACAATGCATTATTCCATTGTGATACAGTGCAAACCATGGGACACTATGTGCATGACTTAAGCAAGCTTAAAGTGCATTTTGTGGCTTGTGCAGCACATAAATTGCACGGACCTAAAGGAGTTGGCTTTTTATATGTAAACCATAATGTTAAAATTAAACCTTTAATTTACGGTGGAGCTCAAGAGCGTAACATGCGTGGTGGAACTGAGAATGTTTATGGCATTGTAGGTTTGGCTAAGGCATTGGAAATTGCTTATAATGAGATGGAGCAACATGCTCAACATGTTCAAGATTTAAAATCGTACATGAAAGAGCAATTACTTCAAAATTTCCCAGACATTCAATTTAATGGTGAAACTAACCCCGAAAAGAGTTTATATACAGTATTAAACGTGTCATTCCCTGAGTCTGATATGGGCGATATGATGTTGTTTAACTTAGATATTAACGGTATCTCGGCTTCAGGTGGAAGTGCTTGTTCTTCAGGTTCAAACATTGGTTCGCATGTGCTTTCGGGTATTGGAGCTGATCCAAACCGTCCGGCTATTCGTTTTTCTTTCAGTAAAATGACGACTAAAGAAGAGATCGACTATACAATCGAAAAATTAAAACAGATTGTTCCTGTGGAAGTTGCAGTGAAGTAA
- a CDS encoding GNAT family N-acetyltransferase translates to MITVKHVHARTDLEEVFKIRRKVFVEEQGVPADLEYDEHDDEGAAHYLAEMDGKPVGAARWRETEKGFKLERFAVLKEFRGKGIGVELVKNVLNDIPVSDKEIYLNSQLKAVEFYERLGFHKVGNIFVEAGIEHFQMQLKR, encoded by the coding sequence ATGATAACTGTTAAACATGTCCATGCACGAACCGATTTAGAAGAGGTTTTTAAAATCAGGAGAAAGGTTTTTGTAGAAGAGCAGGGTGTTCCTGCTGATTTGGAGTATGATGAGCATGATGATGAGGGAGCTGCTCATTATCTGGCCGAGATGGATGGAAAGCCTGTTGGAGCCGCACGCTGGCGAGAAACTGAAAAAGGATTTAAATTGGAGCGTTTCGCTGTGCTTAAAGAATTTAGAGGCAAAGGAATAGGAGTTGAGTTGGTGAAAAATGTTCTAAATGATATTCCTGTAAGCGACAAAGAAATTTACTTAAACTCTCAGCTCAAAGCGGTAGAGTTTTATGAACGACTAGGTTTTCATAAAGTTGGAAATATATTTGTTGAGGCGGGAATTGAACATTTTCAAATGCAGTTAAAACGATGA